A single region of the bacterium genome encodes:
- the ybeY gene encoding rRNA maturation RNase YbeY: MIMLLIKNLTKSKVDEKFFRSIAGKTLENLPKLAKSAKKIEISLVIIGEKRMKGLNRIWRGKNKATDVLSFENQKNKFNFIAPPDDIIHLGQIFICYPVASRQARQYGYSIREEAARLLIHGILHLAGYDHEKNADQEKKMLGLQEKILGKIIVKKL; encoded by the coding sequence ATGATCATGTTATTAATCAAGAATTTGACTAAATCCAAGGTTGATGAAAAATTTTTTCGATCAATTGCCGGTAAAACTTTAGAAAATTTGCCGAAGTTGGCAAAAAGCGCTAAAAAAATCGAGATCAGCCTGGTTATAATCGGCGAGAAAAGAATGAAAGGATTAAATCGAATTTGGCGGGGAAAAAACAAAGCGACCGACGTGCTGTCATTCGAAAACCAAAAAAATAAATTTAATTTTATTGCTCCGCCGGATGATATTATCCATTTGGGGCAAATATTTATTTGTTATCCGGTTGCCTCGCGCCAGGCGCGGCAATATGGTTATTCGATTCGAGAAGAAGCAGCCAGATTATTAATTCATGGAATTTTGCATCTGGCGGGATACGATCACGAAAAAAACGCCGACCAAGAGAAAAAAATGCTTGGATTGCAGGAAAAAATACTGGGAAAAATTATTGTTAAGAAGCTATAA
- a CDS encoding diacylglycerol kinase encodes MVNLKKFTKSFYYAGRGLAHLLETEQNFRLEVIGIIVVTILLFFYEVSWIKIIFISFIFLIILLIEIINTIFERITDFLTEVNHLSCADEAQTSHKNVCHDEREILRNIKDLGASAVLVIGVMSSLITLAIFFKI; translated from the coding sequence ATGGTCAACCTAAAAAAATTTACAAAAAGTTTTTATTACGCCGGAAGGGGCCTTGCGCATTTATTGGAAACAGAACAAAATTTTCGCCTGGAGGTCATAGGCATTATCGTGGTTACTATTTTATTGTTTTTCTATGAAGTTAGCTGGATAAAAATAATTTTTATCAGTTTTATTTTTTTGATCATTTTATTGATTGAAATTATTAATACTATTTTCGAAAGAATAACGGATTTTTTAACGGAAGTAAACCATCTTAGTTGTGCTGATGAGGCTCAAACAAGCCATAAAAACGTTTGTCATGACGAGAGAGAAATATTAAGAAATATTAAGGATTTGGGGGCGTCGGCGGTATTGGTCATCGGCGTTATGTCTTCTTTGATCACTCTCGCTATATTTTTCAAAATTTGA
- the ftsA gene encoding cell division protein FtsA yields the protein MFRSNIIAGLDIGTSAVRIVVAEQSSGNKKPIIVGVSTIPSSGLRKGIIVDLEGVATDISNCLEQAERASGVQINRIVSCINGEHISLQKSKSVIAVSRADSEISQEDVNRAIDTAQAVSLPPNKAIIHVIPTSYIVDNEKNIKDPVGMHGMKLEANVLIVSGNYSFIKNLIKVINQSGLEVAEKPFVLAPLAAARSVLGKRQKELGVVLIDIGAETTGMAVYEEGSLLHTKIISIGGAHITNDIAIGLRIAIDAAEKIKRDFGYAVASDISKKDKINLKDYDSQTDDVYISRNYLAEIIEARLEEIFEHVNKELKYIGKDGMLPEGAVLTGGGIKIPGTIDLAKKTLRLPVKIGVINDLGGIVDKISDPSFATATGIVLWQMDQGDQEDSPVIEMVKRTFKKIVGLFKNFLP from the coding sequence ATGTTTCGGTCTAATATAATAGCCGGACTTGATATCGGCACGTCTGCGGTCAGAATCGTCGTGGCGGAACAGTCAAGTGGCAATAAAAAACCTATTATTGTGGGGGTTAGCACGATTCCTTCCTCGGGATTAAGGAAGGGTATTATCGTTGATCTTGAAGGCGTTGCCACGGATATTTCCAATTGTTTGGAACAGGCCGAGCGCGCCAGTGGCGTTCAGATCAACCGCATCGTATCCTGCATAAACGGCGAGCATATTTCATTGCAAAAAAGCAAGTCTGTGATCGCGGTGAGCCGGGCGGATAGCGAGATCAGCCAGGAAGACGTGAATCGAGCGATCGATACGGCTCAGGCAGTTTCACTTCCCCCGAATAAAGCGATCATCCATGTTATTCCAACAAGTTATATAGTTGATAACGAGAAAAATATAAAAGACCCCGTTGGCATGCATGGCATGAAGCTGGAAGCCAATGTTCTGATCGTCAGCGGCAATTATTCTTTTATTAAAAATTTAATCAAAGTGATCAATCAGTCCGGTTTGGAGGTAGCGGAAAAGCCTTTCGTTCTGGCGCCTTTGGCCGCGGCCAGGTCGGTTCTTGGAAAAAGACAAAAAGAGCTTGGGGTGGTTTTGATCGATATAGGAGCTGAAACCACAGGAATGGCGGTTTACGAAGAAGGATCTCTATTGCACACGAAAATCATTTCAATCGGAGGAGCGCATATAACAAACGATATCGCAATCGGCCTCAGGATCGCGATTGATGCGGCAGAAAAAATAAAAAGAGATTTCGGTTACGCTGTCGCTTCAGACATAAGCAAGAAAGATAAGATAAACCTCAAAGATTATGATTCGCAAACCGACGATGTCTATATTTCAAGGAATTATTTAGCCGAGATAATCGAAGCGAGGCTGGAAGAGATATTTGAACACGTAAACAAAGAGCTTAAATATATCGGCAAAGACGGTATGCTTCCCGAGGGTGCGGTGCTTACGGGAGGAGGAATTAAAATTCCCGGAACAATTGATTTGGCGAAAAAGACCCTAAGGCTGCCGGTAAAAATAGGCGTAATAAACGATTTAGGCGGAATTGTCGATAAAATTTCCGATCCGTCCTTTGCGACAGCCACCGGCATCGTATTGTGGCAAATGGATCAGGGGGATCAGGAAGATTCTCCGGTAATCGAGATGGTCAAGAGAACATTTAAAAAAATAGTCGGTTTGTTCAAGAATTTCCTTCCTTAA
- the ftsZ gene encoding cell division protein FtsZ has translation MPEVKPEIETFARIKVIGVGGSGNNAISRMIGGRIKGVDFIAVNTDAQALHHSQATEKIHIGRSLTRGLGAGMNPELGRAAAEESKKDIEKVLKGADMVFITCGLGGGTGTGAAPIIAEVSREIGALTVAVVTKPFTFEGAERARIAEEGLEQLKNKVDTIIVIPNERLLQIIDKKTSLINAFKTVDNILKQAVQGISDLITIPGIVNVDFNDVKTIMKDAGSALMGIGIASGENRAVEAAKAAINSPLLELSIDGAKGVLFNISGGADLGMIEINEAARIITSSIAPDAKVIFGAVIDDSIKKGELKIIVIATGFGSEGRMASVLFKERNLEKTLEEILPNKKLDEKPEERVFEPKIKKFDSRVDAIQSSDELDVPAFIRKKLKV, from the coding sequence ATGCCAGAAGTAAAACCAGAAATTGAAACGTTTGCCAGGATAAAAGTCATAGGCGTGGGAGGAAGCGGTAATAATGCCATTAGCCGTATGATCGGAGGAAGGATCAAGGGCGTTGATTTTATTGCCGTTAATACCGATGCTCAAGCATTGCATCACAGTCAGGCAACTGAAAAAATACATATTGGCCGGTCTTTGACCAGAGGATTAGGCGCGGGAATGAATCCCGAGCTGGGCAGAGCGGCAGCCGAGGAAAGCAAGAAAGACATTGAAAAAGTATTAAAGGGCGCTGATATGGTTTTCATTACTTGCGGATTGGGAGGAGGAACGGGAACAGGCGCCGCGCCGATTATTGCCGAAGTTTCTCGTGAAATTGGCGCTTTAACCGTGGCGGTAGTTACAAAGCCCTTTACTTTTGAAGGAGCTGAGAGAGCGCGCATAGCCGAGGAAGGGCTTGAACAGCTAAAAAATAAAGTTGATACGATTATTGTTATTCCCAACGAACGCTTGCTTCAGATAATTGATAAAAAAACTTCGTTGATCAATGCTTTCAAGACAGTTGATAATATTTTAAAGCAGGCTGTGCAAGGTATCTCCGACCTGATCACTATTCCGGGAATTGTCAATGTGGATTTTAATGATGTTAAAACAATTATGAAAGACGCCGGATCCGCTTTGATGGGAATAGGAATTGCGTCCGGGGAGAATCGCGCGGTAGAAGCGGCAAAAGCGGCGATAAACAGCCCATTGCTCGAGCTTTCTATTGATGGAGCAAAAGGCGTTTTGTTCAATATTTCCGGCGGCGCTGATCTGGGAATGATCGAAATAAACGAGGCGGCCAGAATAATCACTTCTTCGATCGCTCCCGACGCGAAAGTTATTTTTGGAGCGGTAATTGATGACAGTATCAAGAAAGGCGAACTGAAGATCATCGTGATCGCTACGGGTTTTGGCAGCGAAGGAAGAATGGCCTCGGTTTTATTTAAAGAAAGAAACCTTGAAAAAACCTTGGAAGAGATCTTGCCGAACAAAAAGTTGGATGAAAAACCGGAAGAAAGAGTATTTGAGCCAAAGATTAAAAAGTTTGATTCGAGGGTGGACGCGATCCAAAGTTCTGATGAACTTGACGTGCCGGCATTCATCAGGAAAAAATTAAAAGTTTAG